In Citrus sinensis cultivar Valencia sweet orange chromosome 3, DVS_A1.0, whole genome shotgun sequence, the sequence TCATTTTGCAGCCATTCACAAAGTTTTTGGTGCAAGCAATGTTTCAAAGTTGCTTGCTCACCTCCCTGTGAATGACCGCTGCGAAGCAGCTGTCACAATCTCTTATGAAGCTCAAGCTAGGCTTCAAGATCCTATTTACGGCTGCGTTTCGCATATTTTTGCTCTACAACATCAGGTAATTAATTTGTacctttatatttattttcttgcaaatttattgaaaccctaatttatttaccattacttgtatatttaatggtgggcttttgcttttgaatcTTGTAGGTTGTTAATCTACAAGCACAGCTTGCTTCTTTGAAAGAGCAAGCTGctcaaagcattctcaatggCTCTGTTACAACAAACCCTAATCATGAGAAATATTATGGGAAGCTTCCTTCACACCCACAAGATGTTCAGAGTTGGTTTCATCACCAAGAAGATTCAGATATGGAAAGACTATTTAGTTCAAACCTTCACAATCAAGGCGCTGCAACGATGCCCTACTGCACTGATCAAAATGGATTCATGAATCCAAACTCTTTGGGGAATAGTTATGAAAATTCAGCCATTGCAAGTTTTGGAGAGGCTTCTCACTCCATGGGTACATTTGAGCAATGGAGTTTCCAAGACTCTGATGATCTTCAATCAGTGGCCTTTGGTTACATTCAAAATTCATAAGAGAACCAAGACCTGGCTAGCTGCAGCACACACTGAGAGACCTATATATAATTGGTGAAGACTAATTTTCACCGCTTtgtcaattttgaatttcctgctgctgctgctgcataATTTGAGACATGCACTTTTGTTGGCATAAATAAAACCTAGGAACCCTAGAAATGTTTATAATCCagaaaccctaaaaaatcaaCCCGATTAtcaattgttttctttaatctaGTGTAACCCTTGGATATTAGTAATACTATAGTGCAATTTTTCTATCAGAATCGGAGaaaatctgattttgtttAAACTAGTTTGCTTTGTTTATGAACCTAGCTAGTGAGGACCTAAAATTGTTTGACTTAATTAATACAGTTACCTAGTCaacttttttaatacttaCTCTTCAAAAATCTAACAGATGGTGTTGGATAATTATCTTGCTCTCAGTCTCTCTATATGTGGATATAAGTCTCAAAGTTTAATCTTAGTTAAATCCACGCACATGTTGCTATTTTTGAGAATGATAAGCATTTTGCTT encodes:
- the LOC102617094 gene encoding LOB domain-containing protein 29-like produces the protein MTGSGSPCGACKFLRRKCVKGCVFAPYFCHEQGATHFAAIHKVFGASNVSKLLAHLPVNDRCEAAVTISYEAQARLQDPIYGCVSHIFALQHQVVNLQAQLASLKEQAAQSILNGSVTTNPNHEKYYGKLPSHPQDVQSWFHHQEDSDMERLFSSNLHNQGAATMPYCTDQNGFMNPNSLGNSYENSAIASFGEASHSMGTFEQWSFQDSDDLQSVAFGYIQNS